From one Brachypodium distachyon strain Bd21 chromosome 4, Brachypodium_distachyon_v3.0, whole genome shotgun sequence genomic stretch:
- the LOC104584895 gene encoding F-box protein At5g49610, producing the protein MARTTSRRVLVVSLPAPAAHHQNPRLRSAADHGDGGPAESVGRRTRRRRQDAAAAIGALHQDVLIWEILARLPPAALLRCRAVCRAWRGITSDPAFLLAHHRRQPSLPLFLLRESSTDAANPERGGRPVLGLDRGDHGYLGSFTLHASSDGLLLISNRRRFSICNPVTRQHARVPGLAGCFNIEALYLHRPSGEYRVLYWYDGRFRANQQTFCYVLAVPRSRKPRRVVVPADCRDTADYYDPISRPSVMLGGCLHWIPGRRPLAGTLVVFDTVAESFRSMRLPAALAAAGSCESTRLHDREGSLGLSCFDDRRRAVVNVWVLEDYEREVWSLKYKINFSPETSRSLVFSHGGDMLLYNKCIPRSYMVHYEAKFIEEFQWGSWASYLTGHLFKESLVMLSSRSHAVPLQLDIDVFSQDGSN; encoded by the coding sequence ATGGCCCGGACGACGTCGAGGCGGGTCCTCGTGGTGTCTCTCCCAGCCCCGGCAGCCCACCACCAAAACCCTAGACTTAGATCCGCCGCCgaccatggagatggagggcCGGCGGAATCCGTCGGGAGGCGGACGCGCAGACGCCGccaggacgccgccgcggcgatcGGCGCCCTCCACCAGGACGTCCTGATCTGGGAGATCCTGGCCCGCCTCCCGCCCGCGGCgctcctccgctgccgcgcCGTGTGCCGCGCCTGGCGCGGCATCACCTCCGACcccgccttcctcctcgcgcaccaccgccgccagccgTCGCTCCCCCTCTTCCTGCTCCGCGAATCCAGCACCGACGCCGCCaacccggagcgcggcggccggcctgTCCTCGGACTCGACCGCGGCGACCACGGCTACCTCGGCTCCTTCACGCTCCACGCCTCCtccgacggcctcctcctgaTATCCAACCGCAGAAGGTTCAGCATCTGCAACCCGGTCACGCGGCAGCACGCCAGAGTCCCGGGTCTCGCCGGCTGCTTCAACATCGAGGCGCTCTACCTGCACCGGCCCTCCGGCGAGTACCGCGTGCTCTACTGGTACGACGGCAGATTCCGAGCTAACCAACAAACCTTCTGCTACGTCCTCGCCGTGCCGCGGTCGCGCAAGCCGAGGCGCGTCGTGGTTCCCGCGGATTGCCGCGACACGGCGGATTATTACGACCCCATCTCGCGCCCGTCCGTCATGCTCGGCGGCTGCCTTCACTGGAtccccggccgccgtcccctcGCCGGCACGCTCGTCGTTTTCGACACCGTGGCCGAGTCGTTCAGGTCGATGCGCCTCCCGGCTGCTCTTGCTGCCGCCGGCAGCTGCGAAAGTACTCGTTTGCACGACAGGGAAGGTTCGCTTGGCCTCAGCTGCTTCGATGATAGGCGCCGTGCGGTTGTCAACGTTTGGGTGCTGGAGGACTACGAGAGGGAGGTCTGGTCACTCAAGTACAAGATTAATTTCTCACCGGAGACAAGCCGAAGCCTGGTTTTCTCTCACGGGGGAGATATGCTGCTCTACAATAAATGTATTCCTAGAAGCTACATGGTTCACTATGAGGCCAAGTTTATAGAGGAATTCCAATGGGGATCATGGGCTTCATACTTGACAGGACATTTGTTCAAAGAGAGCCTTGTCATGCTTTCTTCCCGGAGCCATGCAGTGCCCCTGCAGTTAGACATCGATGTCTTTTCACAAGACGGGTCTAATTAA